The DNA sequence AAAAATCATGTATAACCATTAAAAGCTTTGCGCTTGCTATTTTGAAAAGAAATAGTATCTAAATGATTCAACAGCTAGTTTATAATGAGAAACAATTAAATGTTGCGCCAATGTTTATTAGGTCATTCatagtttttaaataatgaATCCCAATCACAATTAGAAATACATATAAATGAATTGTctattattttgaaaattacaaGGACATTGAATTTTATTGCCATATCATCAGTTGCACTGAGTACCAGACTCTATAAACTTTGCAACATTCGTCTATTGATTTTTCGAAAAGAGGTACATATTCATTCCATACAgaaatataacataaataataattaaactgTAGATAATTATTACATTCCTACGTATGTTTTCATTTCATTTGCTTTTAATCGAAATTTGCTATCAACATTATGACTTGCATTATGACGCGAGGATTTTTAattgatctatttattttaacatattCGCACTAAAAAATTGTTTACTGTAGTTTCAAGTGTACGCATGATTTGTTATTTATACAATCATGCGTCTTTTGATATTTTCTATCCTTTGTTACATGCTGTACCTTACGCCAGTTACATTTTTACAATAAAACGAGAAGGTACAAATTTTTTCTTTGAGTAAATCTTAATGCACTTACAAACAATATTAATTTATGGCAATAAAACtattaaaatgtaatttcatCTTAAAAAGAAGATATTGATATACATGATAGATATTATGAACTTGAGTGCCAGCCCAAAGAAAAATttctaataagaaaaataatttaatattccaTAGGATTTATAAATTTCGCTCCTTTCTCGCGCGTTATAAAAGCAAATAAAATTGTTCTATATGCGCGAaatattgaataaataaaatatatatttgatctGTATAAATTACTGTATGttcagaaaataaaattaagaactGTTTTTGATGTCAAAAAATATCATTTGTTCGCTATATTCTTCAAGTATTCCGTTATTATATGAAACAGTCACCTAGTATATAACATGATCATAAGATAACGTTAGAGACTGTTTTTAATTGCTCTAGTAATTAAAAAACTAGTGGACTGCTATTCTTAAAAATAAGTTTAAATAAATTCAATGTCTATCCCTATAATATGAAGGTATTTAGCATTCAAAGACTCCAATAAAATGCTATTATTAAGAACAATAAAACTATTCCCAATAATATTGTTTGCTACACTAGTTTCTTTTCAAAAAGGAATTTCCAAAAATATCGTCTAAATAATTCGAAGTTACATTTGTTACATATACTATAGAACTACCTTTTTGAGTTACACTACTGAAATATATGTCttattaaacaaaatattaaacgttaatGAACAACACTTTCTTTAATTCACTGATGCCAATTAAGATCATTAAACAGTTTGGAAGAAGTTGGCACTTCCAGAATAAAACTAATGTACTGCTTTgccatttgtataaaaatgtatacGGGAAAAGAATCTTTTTTCTAATAATACTGTTCCAAATGTACCTCtaatgaaaaaaaaaggtaAAAGTTTTAAAATACAACCAACATATGACCatcttaaataataattacctCCAGATTACCTCTGTTGATTTACAAATCATACTTAGGGCTGGGAAAATCCAATATCAAAGCATACtttggaaaattataaaatatttaaatgagaTTAATATGTTCTTATTTTCTTCTACCTCTAATAATTTTAGATTAGTGTAATCTAAGGAATCAACGAGAGTTTGTAGGCACATtagaaaatgtttcataaattaCTATAATTAAACATATATTTGGTGTAACGTGTAAAAGGTAGGGACTTAAGCCTTTATAAAAACCCTTTATTCCTTCTGACCTCCATATCGATTGAATGCAATGAATGCTGCCATTATAGTTGTGGTGATGATCTTGAAGTCGTGCTCTAACAACTTGATAAGGATAAGTCGAGGCGGCGGCAATTAATTTCGAAACCGCCGCGAAGTTGATATATTCCCATGTGctctgtaaatataaaaatgaagatCATATTTTCTCAGGATTGTCTTTTAAATGTCAAATCAATtcaacatatatgtataattgcACACTAGACTTACCAGTTTGCTGTCAATCGGTACATTCAAGTAATTATTGTACCAATTTTTCAGCTCTTCATACACCATAAATTGGATAGCACCGTGTGAGACACCAAACATTCCAGGTACAAACCCCTGTAAACATACGTTTTATaaagttttatattatattttactatagtttaataaatacatttaaaaaGGAAAATCAAATTAAAATCTAATGTTCCCTCTTCACTAAAAGGAAATTCATTTACCCGATACAAGCCTCTGAATCCTTCAGTTctatatattttcttaattgCATCTATCATTCCATTGTATCTAAGTGTTTCTGGAAGATGTTTATCGTCCATGTACTGTAAACACAAACGTGTTTTTACTACCCACAATGGATTTGTCATAACTAAAGTAAGAATTCCAGCGTCTGCTGCAGCGAACATGTGCAATGATGGTCCTAACGGTTTCCTACTATTTCCACCTTGGATCCATGTTTTAATGGTATTATAGCTAAAGAAAAGCAAGTTTCATGTATTATTGAGAAGGATTACATTAAAATCTTTTcttataaaagtatttaaataatttaaaattcttaCAAAAAGAAGTAACAACCCCATGCACCGCCAGATCCTAGAACATTTGGCGTTACCCCTCTGTAAAGACCTTTCACTCCCTCAGTCTTAACAATTTGCATCACTGCGCTTTTAAGGCTTTTGTATTGTGGGCCCACACGTGAGTGACCATCGCTAACTGCAAAAAGAATAGAGTGATGAGTACATCTTGTTTCCAGGATTCTAGGAGGAAGGTGCAACTAGATAGAGCATGGCGAACTGCTAATACGtaaaattcttttaaatgaTACCATTGTCCAGATAACGTTCGCTATTTCTTCTCGTTAAACTCGTGACGATAACGTAAAGAGCAGACAAATGATAAGCAAAATCTAATTATTTTTTCTCGCATCACGTGTCATAATTTATCTAATGAGCGTATTGCAACTTCAATCTCGTGACATTTTGACATACAATAGAAATCGTATTTTACTCTTAATTGCATTGCACCAGATATTTCGACGAATTCCTTTCCAACAAACAATAATGTATATCGTGTTGAGTTTAATTCACTCGCCACAGGCACAAAAAGACGATTCTTCATTATTCTTTGTGTTCAGGAAGATGTTTGTTGCGGTAAATTATCGATGTGTGCACATATTTGTAAACGCATTACACAGCCACCATTGTAACATTGCAAAATACTTTCAAACAGAATAATTAACAAGCCTTTCAACAACATTTACCATTGTACTTTTTCATGGGAATTAAATTGTCAACAGTTTCTGCAAAAATCCTACACTTGTATGTACTACGCTAATTTTATTTCATACACATATGTATGAAGAGAAATGAAACTTATTCGGAATCACTAAGAAGATGACATTCATTCTCTATTTGCGTCTCGACGTGAATTTCCATAATAATATTAGGTTAATAgttaaaattaataatgtttCGATTACattattaatatgtataattaacAATAGAATAATGCATTTTTGCGGTATGTGTACTACTTATTATGAACttaattttttctaatttcAATTACCATCTTTCAGATAAACTTTCTATTCTACTTTATGAAGTTTCTGGTCTGACGAAATTCATCGTTCAATTTTcaaaaaaagataattatttaTAGGACGATGAAATAGTAACGTTACTTTACACGATATCAGGAAACAGAcagaattaaaattaatctCTCACAAACGAAATAATCacctaattatttttaataaatttcacgTTTTTTAATGTAGTTAATGTGAACCAAACGATTAAATTATCTACTTCATTTCGCCACACGAGACGAAACTTTAATCATGAAAAAAAACATTAAAATGTAATTGTTGGGGCTCACGTGCATCTGACGCAATCTGCGGAATTTCTTGCGATTTGGTGTGTAGCCAACGGATTTTACGACGAAAATACGACAGAGAACGAGCCCCATGAGGACATCATCGGTCTTTCgatgatattgagataaaaaatTACGATAAAATAAGCTTGTGCTTAAACTTCCATCATCTTAACGTTTCATTGTACGCGAAAGTTTCGATTATGCTTAAATAAGTTGCTACTTTCAAATCAAATATGCTACGAAATCTTTTGAAATTCGTTTTATAACGTTAATTAACAGAGATTACGTAGCTACGTTGAAATAAACTCTTTCTTTAAGTTCACATCATATCTTAATACTCCATATAAAAACGTTTCAACTATTCCTAAAAAAGATCTTTGATTCTGATTCAAACGTATCTCGATGTAAACAAAACCGATGAACTAACAGAAATTACATTAGTAAATCgaaatatatttcttaatatgcataatgcaataaatatttgaattactTTGAGTTCATCATACTGAAGTTAAATACGTGGAAAAGTAGCAATACGAAACTAACCGTTGCTCCCTGTATTGTTATTGAATACCATTAGCGGTAAACTGGTCGATTCCGAGTATGTAttctttaaataatatgaacATAACAGTATAATGTTAACGATAAATGTCAATacaagataacaaaaaaaattttcggaaaattcgACTTCTCCTGGAAATTCTTACATTTAAGAAGCAGTATAATCGTAATGACCGAATAGAAATGTTAAGAAGGTACTAACAGTAAGATTCGCAGCAACGTGAAACAAAGATATTCTTTAAGTCAATTTAACTACAGGAATGTCCACTTTCCATTCCTAAATGTGGTTAAAAGTTAACCATAACTTTCCATTTCATTTTGAGGTACTTCATTCGAGTATTGAGATTATTATATAATCTAAATTTTATGTACTACTCTTgcaaattttgttatattattcGCATGGCAATTAGGCTATACAGGTTATCCACCTAACTCGAAACCCGCGCTCACGAGACATATAAGAATGGCAACAGTGTAACATGTACGCTTACTACTACAATCAAATATCGCTCGCCATCTATGAGCTGTTACTAGAAATATAATTAGGCGAGGACACAAAGCAGTTTGTTGGTTGACGTCGAAGGACTTAAATTTGATGTCACTATAAGGAGAAGATGATCACTGAGAAAGTTAGCTTCGTATTTTTGCTCGATGATTTCATGTCCTTGCATGCTTGAAACTTCGAAGCAAGCAAACGCACCTGTTTTTGATATCTTAAATTATGTTTACCTGAAAtgtaattacaatttaattttttttatctaaAATTGTATTCAACTGTTTGAACGATCAAATCATAATGAAATTATCATTATTAACGAATTATAATGAAATTGTTCACTTTCTTATAAATATGGAGACCCTTTTTATATCTCGTTTGGTAATTTTCTTCTACGTTGTACTTCAAAATTTATGATCGCTATTACCTAGGAACAAGGAACAAGGAAAGCGATTgagatataataagatatttcaCAAAATTCATATTTAGACAGATTATTTCAGAAGAATACAAATAAATTTAACCCTCGTACTGCAGTACCTGGGTCCGTTCGAACTAGTCGGCAAACTACGGAAGTCTATTTTTTTAAACTGATTTGTCTAAATATGAATTCTATgaagtattttattatatctcaATTGTTTTCCTATTCTTACATCGGAGCAGCGAATTCAATTACAGCAGAACGATCTAAAATCAGGTAAAACGGCCAATTTGTGGAGAATGattgttaataaattttaaaatatgacgtagaaaatattaaatatgttaaaaatgaaaatcaCCAAACGAGATATAAAAGGACTCTCCATGTTTATAAGAATGTGAAAATTTAATTGTAGTTCGTTAGTACCATAATCCAAGATATCAGAACCGGCTGCACTTACTTGCTTCGAAACTTCAGGAGCATGCAGGGACATGAAATCGTCGAGCAAAAACGCGAAGCTAGTTTTCTCAATGATAGTCCTCTCCTTATAGTGACATCAAATTTAAAGTCCTTCGACGGCAATCAAACTTCTAATTTCTAATTATACTTCTAGTAACAGCTCGTAAATGACGATCGACATTTTATTGCAGTAGTAAGCGTACATGTTACACTGTTGCCATTGTTATATGTTCTCGCGAGCGCGGATTCTGAGTAAAGTAAATAACCATGTGTACGTATATGTGATATCAATCATTAGCTAATTTTTACCATAAATGTATCATGAAGATTCACACCACGTCACGTGGAACATTCAGTATTTATAATGCAAAGTTAATGACATCGTTTGTCTTTGTCTTTAGCCGGTCAAAAATACTTTCTATTCATTTCAATAACGCCACGTGCTTTTCTTGTTCGACCTTGTCGGCCAAACTGATAGGAGCGTCGACCGTAGACGTCACACTTTTTtagtatatttttttgtatataATTATCACTACTCAATGTGTTAACGAACCTGCACGTTATTTCGAACTActtctatgtatgtatataagatTAGACCGACTATCTACCAACAAAGAATGACTAATATTAGTCTTAGTACCTTGCTTCCTGGTTTTCCTCATGACAAGTTTAAATATAGAATGTATTTACACCAACTttgcaaaaattaatattagaaaaattattcAAGAAATTTTTATCAGAACATTTATTGTAGAAATTACTTATGCGACAATACTATTTTAGATTAACAATGTATCATCAATGAATCCATAATAAAGTTCATGTTACATGGAGTATTCGGTATTTTACAAgacataaaaatagaaacataggtatttcgtgaagaaacgttcgaaaattaaaataatataaaattgtcACGGCAAATAGCATCATTTGTTTCGAAAATGATTTCACTTACgaatataattattacattattcTCTTCGATTctctgtaattaaacaattcaaCTATCGAGATATTCATTTTATGCAACGATTATAACATAAACTGCATAATGTCAGACTGTGAGTCACAGAATAAAAGCAGAACATAGGGGAAAATTTTCTGTCTCTAGCacgtataaatatacaatatagcACGTTTACCACGTGTATATATCGAATAGATTGAATTCGTACCCGCCATTTGCATGCACAGCCGTTATGTCGTCAGCAAAGACACACTCGAATTCACTTACCTGCAAATCTGGTCTTGATCAAGTCTAAAGGATGCAACATCAGCGTGGAAACCACACCACCGGATACACCAGCAACGAGATGTTCGTACTTAAAGTGGCTCAACACGGGCAAAACACGAGCTGTCCCCGGTGTACCACTACTCGACTTTATTGTCGACATTTTACCCGTGTCAAACTGCTCGTCGTTCGTTATCGATCCGTCAGTGGAAAATCCAGTTGCATCCTTTACAACGCTAGCAATATTCGTCTCCACTCTGCAGCATATCTCTTGATCCGCGGCAGGCAGTGCCGTTGCGTTTGCGGTAACGTGAGACACAGCCGAAATCACTTCTTCGGTTTGATACGTTCTTCCGTCTCGCTTTCTCCTTTTAACTGATCACGTAACACAAAAGAACACGAGTCGACACGCACCAAACGCAGACTGATGCCTGACTCAGCGACTACTCGCGTTGAATGCTCTGCGCACCACCTCCCTCTACCCTCAACTCCCTCTCCCCAGCATGTGCCATCTTTCTGACTAAGAGGGAACAGAAACTCCTGTCGCGGGAAATTCAATTCAAACTATAAACGCGCGCCATTCTTTACCACCACTTGGAAACGATTATCTGTAATTTTTTTAAGATTACTTAATTACTTTGTACCAGAGGAATCTAAATTGAAACATTATAGCTTTCATCTTTACGTTTCATGAAAAATCATTCAAATCCTCaaaaatgtatgtatgtatatctatctaaaaaatttctataaaaagttACGAATTGGTCACTTTATTCATTGTAGTGATAATTctagtattaataatataactTATAGAACAGTGAAAATGTTGAAGATGGGGCATctggaaaatatttgaaaatattttttatacctAATTAATGTAAATCTTCTTaaagataataaattttaaattacttcTATACTGTCGGGTAAATTTcgcaataaattaaattttagatAAAATTACAAGTATTGATTAACGAATCTAGCAAAGAAGGTGAGCTAGATAACAGAACGTTCGTTCGATAACGTTAAAAATTGCTTATCTTTGAATGTCTGATAGGATGAAACATATATTGGCGATTGGTGATGAACGGATAACGGTTTTTTTACCCACTGTCACGATATAATATCTCAGTTACTATTCTCTCTTACATTAGCAGTCAGTGTATTGAACAATTCAGTTTGCTGTGTATTTTGTTTAGTGAatcgttaaaaaaaaatcatttgTATAAGtacgtttaatttttaattcaacaaACACTGTACTTAGTATTATATTTGctagaatttttaaaaataattatccaTGTCGTTGTTAAAATGTTGTGTAAAGTATGTTATGAATTGTTA is a window from the Bombus affinis isolate iyBomAffi1 chromosome 9, iyBomAffi1.2, whole genome shotgun sequence genome containing:
- the LOC126919952 gene encoding mitochondrial folate transporter/carrier, with the translated sequence MSTIKSSSGTPGTARVLPVLSHFKYEHLVAGVSGGVVSTLMLHPLDLIKTRFAVSDGHSRVGPQYKSLKSAVMQIVKTEGVKGLYRGVTPNVLGSGGAWGCYFFFYNTIKTWIQGGNSRKPLGPSLHMFAAADAGILTLVMTNPLWVVKTRLCLQYMDDKHLPETLRYNGMIDAIKKIYRTEGFRGLYRGFVPGMFGVSHGAIQFMVYEELKNWYNNYLNVPIDSKLSTWEYINFAAVSKLIAAASTYPYQVVRARLQDHHHNYNGSIHCIQSIWRYEGWRGFYKGLSANLTRVTPATVITFLVYENVSHYLQHRKTMDQDRTLPILIKNIEESN